One genomic window of Chloroflexota bacterium includes the following:
- a CDS encoding TIM barrel protein has product MKLGLGLSAGMITEENLRFARQMGATHIIAHLPGEEMLPSTREGYWSYEDLHRLKTFVEDSGLKLEAIENFPPHHWDQILLDGPGRERQMENLKKTIRNMGRAGIPIMGYYFSLAGVWGRVTGPFARGGALSPGYIENHAPEQTPIPHGEVWGTKIKDDAPPGDIGTVTHEEMWERLAYFLENLVPVAAEADVRLAAHPDDPPIPVLRGTARLITHPDHYQRLLDIVPSPYNGLEFCQGTIAEMPGADVYEAIRRYASTGRICYVHFRNVRGKAPNYREVFIDEGDVDMIRALRIYQECGYDGVIIPDHTPQATCAAPWHAGMAYALGYMRAALTMIEGYA; this is encoded by the coding sequence ATGAAACTCGGCCTCGGACTATCCGCCGGAATGATCACGGAGGAGAACCTGCGGTTCGCCCGGCAAATGGGAGCCACCCACATCATCGCCCACCTGCCGGGGGAGGAGATGCTCCCCTCGACACGCGAGGGATATTGGTCCTACGAGGATCTGCACCGCCTGAAGACGTTCGTGGAAGATAGCGGGCTCAAGCTGGAGGCCATCGAGAACTTCCCGCCACACCATTGGGACCAGATCCTGCTGGATGGCCCCGGACGAGAGCGGCAGATGGAGAATCTGAAGAAGACCATCCGAAACATGGGCCGGGCGGGCATTCCCATCATGGGATATTACTTCAGCCTGGCGGGCGTGTGGGGCCGGGTGACGGGCCCGTTCGCTCGCGGCGGCGCCCTCTCCCCCGGCTACATCGAGAACCATGCCCCCGAGCAGACGCCGATCCCCCACGGCGAAGTGTGGGGTACTAAGATCAAAGACGACGCACCGCCGGGAGACATCGGCACGGTCACGCACGAGGAGATGTGGGAGCGCCTCGCCTACTTCCTGGAGAACCTGGTGCCCGTGGCGGCCGAGGCCGACGTCCGGCTGGCGGCGCACCCTGACGATCCGCCGATCCCCGTTTTGCGCGGCACGGCCCGGCTCATCACCCACCCCGACCACTATCAGCGCCTGCTGGACATCGTCCCCAGCCCCTACAACGGCCTCGAGTTCTGCCAGGGCACCATCGCCGAGATGCCCGGTGCGGACGTGTACGAGGCGATCCGGCGCTACGCATCCACGGGAAGGATCTGCTACGTCCACTTCCGCAACGTGCGAGGCAAGGCGCCCAACTATCGGGAGGTCTTCATCGATGAGGGCGACGTGGACATGATCCGGGCTCTGCGAATCTATCAGGAGTGTGGCTACGACGGGGTGATCATTCCCGACCACACGCCGCAGGCGACCTGCGCCGCGCCCTGGCACGCGGGCATGGCTTACGCGCTGGGCTACATGCGCGCCGCCCTGACGATGATTGAAGGATATGCATAG
- a CDS encoding glycoside hydrolase family 3 protein, translating to MTATVSDQGQPIYKDPSRPVEERVDDLVSRMTLEEKVSQMVHAARAIERLDIPEYDWWNECLHGVARAGIATVFPQAIGLAATWNVDLMHRVATVISDEARAKHHEFVRQGIRARYTGLTFWSPNINIFRDPRWGRGQETYGEDPYLTSRMGVAFVKGLQGDDPRYFKVVATPKHYAVHSGPEADRHHFDARASVRDMRETYLPAFKACIKEGKAYSIMGAYNRTNGEPCCASKTLLEEILRKEWGFEGYVVSDCGAIRDIYMYHKVVDTPEEAAAMAVKAGCDLNCGETYYALLKAVGKGLISEEVIDRAVKRLFTARFRLGMFDPPEMVPYAQIPYEVNDCPEHRALALQAARESIVLLKNANGFLPLSKELQTIAVIGPNADDVPVLLGNYNGTPSKAITPLEGIRNKLSSGTTIYYAKGCEVVGDDRSGLAEAVEAAKKADVAILCLGLSQAVEGEEGQREGLPKGLVSQGDRTDIDLPGVQEDLLKAVYETGTPVVLVLINGSAVAVNWADEHVPAIIEAWYPGEEGGTAIADVLFGDYNPAGRLPVTFYKSVDQLPPFEDYNMAGRTYRYMTEEPLYPFGFGLSYTRFEYGNLRIEPQSIRPGENVQVAVDVTNIGDRAGDEVVQLYVTDVEASVPVPIRHLEGFTRVHLAPGETKTVTFTLTPTQMSVIDDRDRRVIEPGEFRIAVGGRQPDVKTRDGESNVLTGHFTVTGEVTEIEL from the coding sequence ATGACTGCCACGGTATCCGATCAGGGCCAGCCGATCTACAAAGACCCCTCACGGCCCGTCGAGGAGCGGGTGGACGATCTCGTCTCCCGCATGACGTTGGAGGAGAAGGTCTCACAGATGGTGCACGCCGCCCGGGCCATCGAGCGGCTGGATATCCCGGAGTACGATTGGTGGAACGAGTGCCTGCACGGCGTAGCTCGCGCCGGGATCGCCACCGTATTCCCGCAGGCCATCGGCCTGGCCGCCACATGGAACGTGGATCTCATGCACCGCGTGGCCACCGTCATCTCCGACGAGGCTCGCGCCAAGCACCACGAGTTCGTGCGGCAGGGCATTCGCGCCCGCTACACCGGGCTCACCTTCTGGTCGCCTAACATCAACATCTTCCGAGACCCGCGCTGGGGCCGGGGGCAGGAGACCTACGGCGAGGATCCCTATCTTACCTCTCGCATGGGCGTGGCCTTCGTCAAGGGGCTCCAGGGCGACGACCCGCGCTACTTCAAGGTCGTGGCCACCCCCAAACACTACGCCGTGCACAGCGGACCCGAGGCCGACCGCCATCACTTCGACGCCCGGGCCTCGGTGCGGGATATGCGGGAGACCTACCTGCCCGCGTTCAAGGCCTGCATCAAAGAGGGCAAAGCCTACTCCATCATGGGGGCCTACAACCGGACCAACGGCGAGCCCTGCTGCGCCAGCAAGACGCTGCTGGAGGAGATCCTGCGCAAAGAGTGGGGCTTCGAGGGCTATGTCGTCTCCGATTGCGGCGCCATCCGGGACATCTATATGTACCACAAGGTGGTGGACACGCCAGAGGAGGCCGCGGCCATGGCCGTCAAGGCCGGGTGCGATCTCAACTGCGGCGAGACGTACTACGCGTTGCTCAAGGCGGTGGGGAAGGGGTTGATCTCCGAGGAGGTCATCGACCGGGCCGTCAAACGACTGTTCACCGCCCGTTTCCGCCTGGGCATGTTCGATCCGCCGGAGATGGTCCCATACGCCCAGATCCCCTACGAGGTCAACGACTGCCCGGAGCACCGGGCGCTGGCGCTGCAGGCCGCCCGGGAGTCTATCGTCCTGCTGAAGAACGCCAACGGCTTCCTGCCGCTGTCGAAGGAGCTCCAGACCATCGCCGTCATCGGCCCCAACGCCGATGACGTCCCGGTGCTGCTGGGGAACTACAACGGCACCCCCTCGAAGGCCATCACCCCGCTGGAGGGCATCCGGAACAAGCTCTCTTCAGGGACGACGATCTACTACGCCAAGGGCTGCGAGGTGGTGGGCGACGACAGGAGTGGGCTCGCCGAGGCCGTGGAGGCGGCGAAGAAGGCGGACGTCGCCATCTTGTGTTTGGGCCTCTCCCAGGCCGTCGAGGGCGAGGAGGGACAGCGGGAGGGGCTGCCCAAGGGGTTGGTCAGCCAGGGCGACCGCACGGATATCGACCTTCCGGGCGTGCAGGAGGACCTGCTGAAGGCCGTGTACGAGACCGGCACGCCGGTGGTGCTCGTGCTGATCAACGGCAGCGCCGTCGCCGTCAACTGGGCCGACGAGCACGTGCCGGCCATCATCGAGGCATGGTACCCGGGCGAGGAGGGCGGCACCGCCATCGCCGACGTGCTGTTCGGCGACTACAACCCGGCCGGGCGGCTGCCGGTCACCTTCTACAAATCGGTCGACCAGCTCCCCCCCTTCGAGGACTACAACATGGCCGGCCGCACCTATCGGTACATGACCGAGGAGCCGTTGTATCCCTTCGGCTTCGGACTGAGCTACACGCGCTTCGAGTACGGCAATCTGAGGATCGAGCCGCAGAGCATCCGGCCGGGCGAGAACGTGCAGGTGGCCGTGGACGTGACCAACATCGGCGATCGGGCCGGCGACGAGGTGGTCCAGCTCTACGTGACGGACGTGGAGGCCTCGGTCCCCGTCCCGATCCGGCATCTGGAGGGCTTCACCCGCGTCCACCTGGCCCCTGGGGAGACGAAGACGGTCACGTTCACTCTAACCCCCACTCAGATGTCCGTGATCGATGACCGTGATCGCCGCGTGATCGAGCCGGGCGAGTTTCGTATCGCGGTCGGCGGCCGCCAGCCCGACGTGAAGACGAGAGACGGCGAGAGCAACGTGCTGACCGGACACTTCACCGTCACCGGCGAGGTGACAGAGATCGAGCTGTAG
- a CDS encoding creatininase family protein yields the protein MTPEVRYHMLRPDQIVARREECPVVYIPIGTLEWHGVHNPVGADTLQAEGLAILCAQKGGGLVLPPLYYGESRVEALMEANASDRDLIAKRMGLSPDNFLPDRQPFTATEQALNYHKLLLHILAEAESLGFEVGVLVAGHYPLIDHARAAVLQFNQREHSKRHGMLAWAFVDYLLVQDQYEEAGDHAAGWETSHLLALHPETVDLSLLPPKGEKLIGVGGRMPPQDATAEFGWETLEAAAELAIREVHHRLRHREMYRGHGNSLREGLWRLEIGE from the coding sequence ATGACCCCAGAAGTCCGATACCATATGCTGCGACCCGATCAGATCGTGGCTCGACGGGAGGAGTGCCCCGTCGTGTATATCCCCATCGGCACGCTGGAGTGGCATGGCGTCCACAATCCGGTGGGGGCGGATACGTTGCAGGCCGAGGGGCTGGCTATCCTGTGCGCCCAGAAGGGCGGCGGATTGGTCCTCCCCCCGCTCTATTACGGCGAGAGCCGCGTGGAGGCGCTCATGGAGGCCAACGCCTCGGATCGGGATCTCATCGCCAAGCGGATGGGGCTCTCCCCGGACAACTTCCTCCCGGATCGGCAGCCCTTCACGGCGACGGAACAGGCGCTCAACTACCACAAGCTGCTGCTCCACATCCTGGCCGAGGCGGAGAGCCTCGGCTTTGAAGTGGGCGTGCTCGTGGCCGGGCACTACCCGCTCATCGACCACGCCCGCGCGGCCGTGCTCCAATTCAACCAGCGGGAGCACAGCAAGCGTCACGGCATGCTGGCCTGGGCCTTCGTCGACTATCTGCTGGTCCAGGACCAGTACGAGGAGGCCGGGGATCACGCGGCGGGATGGGAGACTTCCCACCTGCTGGCCCTGCACCCGGAGACCGTCGATCTGAGCCTGCTGCCGCCCAAGGGCGAGAAGCTCATCGGCGTGGGTGGGCGCATGCCGCCCCAAGACGCCACGGCCGAGTTCGGCTGGGAGACGCTGGAGGCCGCCGCGGAGCTCGCCATCCGGGAAGTGCACCACCGGCTGAGGCACCGGGAGATGTACCGGGGGCATGGGAACTCCCTACGCGAGGGGCTGTGGCGACTCGAGATTGGAGAGTAG
- the menC gene encoding o-succinylbenzoate synthase gives MKIDQVTLYHLRMPLRSPFETSFGRAYERECILLEVRSEGLIGYGECVADRSPGYAYETSGTAWHILRDFLIPAVLGQDVAGPEDFQRRVAAVRGHPMAKAGLELALWDLQGKREGQSLRELLGGERTRVEVGVSVGIQPSPEELVKVVAGYLDQGYGRIKIKIKPGRDVADAQAVRQAFPDIRLQVDANSAYTLETAAALRPLDDLNLLLIEQPLAEDDLWDHSRLQAQFKTPICLDESIHSPRHARQALEMGACRVINIKQGRVGGLTNAVAIHDLCRAQGVPVWCGGMLETGIGRAANLALASLPGFSLPGDISASDRYYEQDVTQERFVLNPDSTIDVPDGPGLGVSIDPAALERFTLARLRLP, from the coding sequence ATGAAAATCGACCAAGTCACTCTCTATCACCTGCGGATGCCGTTGCGGTCCCCCTTTGAGACCTCCTTCGGCCGCGCGTACGAGCGGGAGTGTATCCTGCTCGAGGTCCGTTCGGAGGGATTGATCGGCTACGGGGAGTGCGTGGCCGATCGGTCCCCCGGCTACGCATACGAGACCAGCGGCACGGCCTGGCACATCCTGCGCGATTTCCTGATCCCGGCCGTGCTGGGCCAGGACGTCGCCGGCCCTGAGGATTTCCAGCGCCGCGTGGCGGCCGTGCGCGGCCATCCCATGGCCAAGGCCGGGTTGGAGTTGGCGCTATGGGACCTGCAGGGAAAGCGCGAGGGGCAGTCGCTACGAGAGCTGCTGGGCGGCGAGCGCACTCGCGTGGAGGTCGGCGTGTCGGTGGGGATCCAGCCGTCGCCTGAGGAGCTGGTGAAGGTGGTAGCCGGATATCTGGATCAGGGCTACGGCCGCATCAAGATCAAGATCAAGCCCGGCCGGGACGTGGCCGACGCCCAAGCGGTACGCCAGGCCTTTCCCGACATCCGGCTGCAGGTGGACGCCAACTCGGCCTACACGCTGGAGACGGCCGCGGCGCTGCGTCCGCTGGACGACCTGAATTTGCTGTTGATCGAGCAGCCGCTGGCCGAGGATGATCTGTGGGACCACAGCCGGCTGCAGGCCCAGTTCAAGACGCCCATCTGCCTGGACGAGAGCATCCACTCCCCTCGCCATGCCCGTCAGGCGTTGGAGATGGGAGCCTGCCGCGTCATCAACATCAAGCAGGGACGGGTCGGTGGGCTGACGAACGCCGTCGCCATTCATGATCTGTGCCGGGCGCAGGGCGTGCCGGTCTGGTGTGGCGGCATGCTGGAGACGGGCATCGGCCGGGCGGCCAACCTGGCGCTGGCCAGCCTGCCCGGCTTCTCGCTCCCGGGCGACATCTCGGCATCCGACCGCTACTACGAGCAGGACGTCACCCAAGAGCGGTTCGTCCTGAACCCAGACAGCACCATCGACGTCCCGGACGGCCCCGGCCTAGGCGTGAGCATCGACCCGGCCGCGCTGGAGCGGTTCACGCTGGCCAGGCTCCGCCTGCCATGA
- a CDS encoding GNAT family N-acetyltransferase, producing the protein MTAVEELQRQVWPGSETDVAPGHILLTAAHNGGLVIGAYVRDRLVGFVFSFPGFDLTPEGPRLKHCSHMLGVHPDYRDQGLGFALKRAQWQAVREQGIDHVIWTYDPLLSRNAHLNITKLGAVCNTYLREVYGQMRDGLNVGLPSDRFRVDWWVNSRRVVERLTGEPPPRRGLSHYLEVGTRVLNSARWDEAGRPLPPESPQTAMEGGRPLPTVLVEIPADFLALKAARPDLALAWRLHTRALFEELFANGYLVTEFIHESGTPPRSFYVLTHDTPGT; encoded by the coding sequence ATGACGGCTGTGGAGGAGTTACAGCGGCAGGTCTGGCCCGGCAGTGAGACCGACGTAGCGCCGGGCCATATCCTGCTGACCGCCGCTCACAACGGCGGGCTGGTGATCGGCGCCTACGTCAGGGACCGGCTGGTCGGGTTCGTGTTCAGCTTCCCCGGATTCGACCTCACGCCCGAGGGCCCCAGGCTCAAGCACTGCTCCCACATGCTGGGCGTGCACCCCGACTATCGGGATCAGGGCCTGGGGTTCGCCCTCAAGCGGGCCCAATGGCAGGCCGTGCGAGAGCAGGGGATCGATCACGTCATCTGGACATACGATCCGCTGCTCAGCCGCAATGCCCACTTGAACATCACCAAGCTGGGGGCCGTGTGCAACACGTACCTGCGGGAGGTCTACGGGCAGATGCGGGACGGGCTGAACGTGGGCCTGCCATCGGACCGATTCCGGGTCGATTGGTGGGTCAACTCCCGCCGGGTCGTGGAGCGGCTCACGGGGGAACCGCCGCCCCGCCGGGGCCTGTCACACTATCTGGAGGTCGGGACAAGGGTGCTCAACTCGGCCAGGTGGGACGAGGCGGGAAGGCCACTCCCGCCCGAATCCCCACAGACGGCGATGGAGGGTGGGCGCCCCCTCCCCACCGTCCTGGTGGAGATCCCGGCCGACTTCCTGGCGCTCAAGGCCGCCCGGCCCGATCTGGCCCTGGCCTGGCGGCTTCACACCCGCGCCCTATTCGAGGAGCTGTTCGCCAACGGATACCTGGTCACCGAATTTATTCACGAGTCGGGAACACCACCGCGCAGCTTTTACGTTCTGACGCATGACACGCCTGGAACGTAG
- a CDS encoding 4Fe-4S binding protein, whose translation MTTTGRTRRSRKRSWTQILRRATQAAFALYILAASVRHGLLEGTTTTASIDALCPFGGLETLWRFLTEGAYVPKTHTSNLVLGLGLLLGTLIGGAAFCGWVCPFGALQDALTWLRTKLRLPQVRVPSRLDRWLRYGRFVTLALILYMTASTVKLWFASYDPYRTIFGLGWLFEFNMAEHWPAYLVAITVLALSFLIPRFWCKYLCPLGGVLSLLGHFSLLRIRRDAPSCKSCALCETPCPVGLPVASANPRVSTDCIGCLACVDACPRHGALEVQLAPAWLDGFRSLAHRLRRPSTTKEVTP comes from the coding sequence ATGACAACGACGGGCCGAACTCGACGCTCGCGCAAGAGATCGTGGACGCAGATCCTCCGCCGTGCGACCCAGGCGGCCTTCGCGCTGTACATCCTGGCCGCCAGCGTTCGACACGGCCTGTTGGAGGGGACGACGACCACCGCTTCCATCGATGCCCTGTGCCCCTTCGGCGGGCTGGAGACGCTGTGGCGCTTTCTCACCGAGGGCGCTTATGTGCCCAAGACCCACACGTCGAACCTCGTGTTAGGGCTGGGCCTGCTTCTCGGCACCCTGATCGGCGGAGCGGCCTTTTGCGGCTGGGTATGTCCCTTCGGCGCACTCCAGGACGCGCTGACCTGGCTGCGCACCAAGCTGCGCCTGCCCCAGGTGCGGGTGCCGTCCCGGCTTGATCGCTGGCTGCGTTACGGGCGATTCGTCACCCTGGCGCTGATCCTCTACATGACCGCCAGCACGGTCAAGCTGTGGTTCGCCAGCTATGATCCCTACCGCACCATCTTCGGGTTGGGCTGGCTGTTCGAGTTCAACATGGCCGAGCACTGGCCGGCCTACCTGGTCGCCATCACGGTGCTCGCCCTCTCCTTCCTCATCCCCCGTTTCTGGTGCAAGTACCTCTGCCCACTGGGCGGCGTGCTGAGCCTGCTGGGGCACTTCAGCCTGCTGCGCATTCGCCGCGACGCCCCCAGTTGCAAGAGTTGCGCCCTGTGTGAGACGCCCTGCCCGGTGGGTCTGCCCGTAGCCAGCGCCAACCCGAGGGTCAGCACCGACTGCATCGGCTGCCTGGCCTGCGTGGATGCCTGCCCGCGCCACGGCGCCCTGGAGGTGCAACTCGCACCGGCCTGGCTCGACGGGTTCCGCTCGCTGGCCCATCGCCTCCGTCGCCCGTCCACCACCAAGGAGGTCACGCCATGA
- a CDS encoding cytochrome bc complex cytochrome b subunit yields MTSQRIEHPSSRWLRLINWLDERYQLRALMQALLHVYIPREAKTFYLGGITLFLFAVQVITGSLLTLYYQPTPDTAYDSVLFITSDVTFGWLIRSIHAWGANLMILFCILHLLRVYFQGAYKPPRELTWMIGVALLGVTLGFGFTGYLLPWDQRAYWATTVGTEMAGAVPVVGEYLLRFLRGGMDITSATLSRFYGVHTLLLPLTLGAILAAHIVLIHQQGLANPRKPAGGPSQPTEEEEKKALPFFPHYVLSEVIAWYVIIAILIVLASVFPAGLEEKADPLQTPPHIKPEWYFLSLYQVLKWVPRTVGVLAPMGAIVLLLLLPFIDRNPEVVPRKRPIAIFLGLATVIGIIVLTLLGLFS; encoded by the coding sequence ATGACGAGCCAACGGATTGAACACCCCTCCAGCCGATGGCTGCGGCTCATCAACTGGCTTGACGAGCGCTATCAGTTGCGAGCGCTCATGCAGGCTCTCCTGCACGTTTACATCCCCAGGGAGGCCAAGACCTTCTATCTGGGCGGGATCACGCTTTTCCTCTTCGCCGTGCAGGTCATCACCGGCAGCCTGCTCACCCTTTACTACCAGCCCACCCCGGATACGGCTTATGATAGCGTCCTCTTCATCACGAGCGATGTCACCTTCGGGTGGCTGATCCGCAGCATCCACGCCTGGGGCGCCAACCTGATGATCCTCTTCTGCATTCTGCACCTGCTGCGCGTCTACTTCCAGGGCGCCTACAAGCCCCCCCGAGAGCTCACATGGATGATCGGCGTCGCCCTGCTGGGCGTGACGCTGGGGTTTGGCTTCACCGGCTACCTGCTGCCCTGGGATCAGCGAGCCTACTGGGCCACGACGGTAGGCACCGAGATGGCCGGCGCCGTGCCTGTGGTCGGGGAATACCTCCTGCGCTTCCTGCGCGGTGGGATGGACATCACCAGCGCGACGCTCAGCCGCTTCTACGGCGTACACACCCTGCTGCTGCCCCTGACGCTGGGCGCCATCCTGGCCGCGCACATCGTCCTGATCCACCAGCAGGGGCTGGCGAACCCGCGTAAGCCGGCGGGAGGGCCATCCCAACCGACCGAAGAGGAGGAGAAGAAGGCCTTGCCCTTCTTCCCCCACTACGTCCTCAGCGAGGTCATCGCCTGGTACGTGATCATCGCCATCCTCATCGTCCTGGCCTCGGTGTTCCCGGCCGGCCTGGAGGAGAAGGCAGATCCGCTGCAGACGCCACCCCACATCAAGCCCGAGTGGTATTTCCTCTCGCTATACCAGGTGCTGAAGTGGGTTCCACGAACGGTGGGAGTGCTCGCCCCTATGGGCGCCATCGTCCTGCTGCTGTTGCTGCCGTTCATCGACCGCAACCCAGAAGTGGTGCCGCGTAAGCGCCCCATCGCCATCTTTCTCGGCCTCGCGACGGTGATCGGCATCATCGTGCTGACCCTGTTGGGGCTGTTCAGCTAG
- a CDS encoding Rieske 2Fe-2S domain-containing protein yields MASLRSELQEVTTFGRRRVLKFLLGFSVISTLVGVLTPIIGYLIPPERGSAKGAGLVQVGTTKDIPIGQGKVVSLGNKPIIVTNTDHGVKAFSAICTHLGCIVVWDSTRRVIVCPCHDGLFNPVTGAVIAGPPPAPLPTMPVSVEGENIYVGEA; encoded by the coding sequence ATGGCATCGTTACGGAGCGAGCTTCAGGAAGTCACTACATTCGGTCGACGTCGCGTGCTCAAATTCCTGCTAGGCTTTTCCGTCATCTCAACCCTGGTCGGTGTGCTCACTCCCATCATCGGTTATCTTATCCCTCCAGAGAGGGGAAGCGCGAAGGGGGCCGGACTGGTTCAGGTCGGCACCACCAAGGACATCCCGATTGGACAGGGCAAGGTGGTCTCATTGGGGAACAAGCCCATCATCGTAACGAACACCGACCACGGCGTGAAGGCGTTCTCCGCCATCTGCACGCATCTGGGCTGTATCGTGGTGTGGGACTCGACACGTCGGGTTATCGTATGCCCGTGCCACGACGGCCTGTTCAACCCGGTCACGGGCGCGGTGATCGCCGGCCCTCCACCCGCGCCCCTGCCGACGATGCCGGTCTCCGTGGAAGGCGAGAACATCTACGTAGGAGAGGCGTAA
- a CDS encoding bifunctional nuclease family protein encodes MIEVSIDSVRVSLMSQHRIVVLKEIDGDRYLPIWIGPFEADAITIELQGVEVARPLTHDLLKRMIETLGARVSHVIINDLQNDTYYARIILDVDGEEIEVDSRPSDAIALAVRTKVPVFVAEEVMDRASIVAEEGVEEVSEAEERRRPEPDDEPSEEDLEIFRDFVEGLDMEGLGDDDE; translated from the coding sequence ATGATAGAGGTATCGATAGATAGTGTGCGCGTGAGTTTGATGTCTCAGCATCGGATCGTGGTTCTGAAGGAGATCGATGGCGACCGATATCTCCCCATCTGGATCGGTCCCTTTGAGGCAGACGCCATCACCATCGAGCTTCAAGGCGTGGAGGTAGCCCGGCCGTTGACTCACGACCTCCTGAAACGCATGATCGAGACGCTGGGCGCCCGCGTATCGCACGTCATCATCAACGACCTGCAGAACGACACCTACTATGCCCGCATCATCCTGGACGTGGACGGCGAGGAGATAGAGGTGGACTCTCGCCCCTCCGACGCCATCGCGCTGGCCGTGCGCACCAAAGTCCCCGTCTTCGTGGCGGAAGAGGTCATGGACCGGGCGAGCATCGTCGCCGAGGAGGGGGTGGAAGAGGTCAGCGAGGCGGAGGAGCGTCGCCGACCGGAGCCGGATGACGAGCCCTCCGAGGAGGACCTGGAGATCTTCCGCGATTTCGTGGAAGGACTGGACATGGAAGGGCTCGGCGACGACGACGAGTGA
- the dnaB gene encoding replicative DNA helicase: MDRTTDTTERLVPANVEAEEAVLGSILIDPDAIIKIAPRLHPEDFYLEKHRWIYQAALDLHERRQPADFVTLCDELERRGQLQDVGGPAYITELINVVPTAIHVEHYAGIVERTAVLRRLITAAGQIAQLAYEDSGDVEEIIDEAESIIFGVSERRLQRELVPIRQVMNEVVQRIDYLASHQGELMGVPTGFRLLDKLLGGFQKSDLIILAARPSVGKTALALNIAVNAAKRYGQRVAFFSLEMSSEQLVQRLLSAETGIDQQRLRLGQVDEHEWPLLMEAAGVLSDTLLFIDDTPALSAMELRTKARRVHAEHGLDLIIVDYLQLMRGDLRSENRVQEISYISRALKGLARELNVPVLALSQLSRAVEARTDKRPLLSDLRESGSIEQDADIVMFIYREEMYDETTDRQNIADVIVAKHRNGPTGTVSLYFKKELTQFLELELYREELEIPEFE, encoded by the coding sequence ATGGACCGAACCACGGACACAACAGAACGGCTCGTGCCCGCCAACGTCGAGGCCGAAGAAGCCGTCCTCGGCTCGATCCTCATTGACCCGGACGCCATCATCAAGATCGCTCCGAGGCTGCATCCCGAGGACTTCTACCTGGAGAAGCACCGGTGGATCTACCAGGCGGCGTTGGATCTGCACGAGCGTCGCCAGCCCGCCGACTTCGTCACGCTCTGTGACGAGTTGGAGCGGCGCGGGCAGCTTCAGGACGTAGGGGGGCCGGCTTACATCACGGAGCTGATCAACGTGGTGCCCACGGCGATCCACGTTGAGCACTACGCGGGGATCGTCGAGCGCACCGCCGTGCTGCGGCGGCTTATCACGGCCGCGGGCCAGATCGCTCAGCTGGCGTACGAGGACTCCGGCGACGTCGAGGAGATCATCGACGAGGCGGAGAGCATCATCTTCGGCGTCTCGGAGCGTCGCTTGCAACGGGAGCTCGTCCCCATTCGTCAGGTCATGAACGAGGTGGTCCAGCGCATCGACTACCTGGCCAGCCATCAGGGCGAGCTCATGGGGGTGCCCACCGGCTTCCGACTGCTGGACAAGCTGTTGGGTGGCTTCCAGAAGTCCGATCTGATCATCCTGGCCGCCCGGCCCTCCGTGGGGAAGACGGCGCTGGCGCTGAACATCGCCGTCAACGCCGCCAAGCGATATGGCCAGCGCGTGGCCTTCTTCTCGCTGGAGATGTCCAGCGAGCAGCTGGTGCAGCGGTTGCTGTCGGCGGAGACCGGGATCGACCAGCAACGGCTGCGCCTGGGCCAGGTGGATGAGCATGAGTGGCCCCTGCTGATGGAGGCCGCGGGCGTGCTGTCTGACACGCTGCTGTTCATCGATGACACCCCCGCCCTCTCCGCCATGGAGCTGCGGACCAAGGCCCGGCGCGTGCACGCCGAGCACGGGCTGGATCTGATCATCGTCGACTACCTGCAGCTCATGCGCGGCGATCTCCGCTCCGAGAACCGGGTGCAGGAGATCTCCTACATCTCCCGCGCGCTCAAGGGGCTGGCGAGGGAGCTGAACGTGCCCGTCCTGGCGCTGTCCCAGCTCTCACGCGCCGTGGAGGCCCGCACGGATAAGCGCCCCCTGCTCTCCGACCTTCGCGAGTCCGGCTCCATCGAGCAGGATGCGGACATCGTCATGTTCATCTATCGAGAGGAGATGTACGACGAGACAACTGATCGGCAGAACATCGCCGACGTGATCGTGGCCAAGCATCGCAACGGTCCGACGGGAACCGTCTCCCTCTACTTCAAGAAGGAGCTGACGCAGTTCCTGGAGCTGGAGCTCTATCGCGAGGAGTTGGAGATCCCAGAGTTCGAGTAA